TTTGGAATAAATTTGAATTAATGTACACAAAAAATAATGCGATAGCACCATGGCTATCTTTTTCATATTCTGAACTGCCGCTGTAAGTAGGCACTGCTCAGAAACATTTTTAATTCCTCGCATGCGACAATAACGTAGCCCATGTAATTCTTTTGAATCAGCAAAGCTACGCTCAATCTTTTCTTTACGTCGTTTGTAAATACTTTTACCTTTTTCTGTTTAGTAAAGCTAAAAATTTGATCTTTATAGTCTTCCCAAACATGACGACGTATAGTTCTATTAATGGATTTATCAGATGTTAAGCAATTATTTTTATATTTGCAATAAGCACAATGCTCCGCATTACTTAAATATTCTTTATAACCTTCCCTCGTAGTAGTTCTATATTTTAAAAAGCAATTATTAATACACACATATCCATCTAATTCTTTAACATACTGAAATCTATATTTTGTATATTTTCCTTTAACATGGGGTCCTAAACGGAACCCAAAAACACCTTGATAATTTTTGTCTGAAATTTGTTTACAAATAGGATTCGTAGAATATCCGGCATCTGCTACTAAATATTTTGTATTAAAATTAAACTTTTCTATTTGAGTTTCTATTCTTTTAACATAAGGATCTACATCGTTTATATTCCCGGGAGTAACATGAACGTCTGTTATAATATTATACTTTCCGTCAACAGTTCTATGATCTAAATAAAAAAAGCCTTTAGGTTTTCCATCTCTAACCATATATCCACTGTCTGGATCAGTTGTACTTACTTTTATTTCCTTAGTTTCAGCTATTTTAGTCTTTTTTTTTAGAGGCTTTTTATTATGATTAATTCTATCTTTATTAATGTCATTCTCTAATTCATCAAAGTATTCCTTTGTGGATTTAGTTATTTCTTTTTTAATAAATTTATGTTTATTAGCGTTAGCTTTTAAGTGAGTAGAATCAGTATATAGAATTTTGCCATCAACCAAGTTTCTATTAATAGCTTGAAATACAATATTATCAAATATTTCTTGATGTATATTTGTATTACTAAATCTTTTTGTTCTATTCTGGCTTATAGTGGAATGACTTGGTATTTTATCAGTAAGTCCATATCCTAAAAACCATCTGTAAGCTACATTTACCTGGATTTCTTTTACAAGCTGACGCTCTGAACGTATACCGAATAGGTATCCTATAAAAAGCATTTTAAATAATACAACTGGATCCACTGATGGTCTGCCATTATCAGCACAATATAAATCCTTAGTTAAATCTCTTATAAATGAAAAGTCTATGTATTTATCTATCTTTCTAAGTATGTGATTTTCAGGTACTAAATTTTCTATATAAACTAGTTCTAATTGATTTTGTTTTCTTTCATTATTAGTAAGCATTTTTCCTCCGTAGGAGCCCTAACGGGCTAAAAGATTTATTGTTCTAAAATATATATTCTACATAAACACTAAAAATCCTTTTTGTAATAAATGTAAAAAGGCTGTTGACAAATTATGTTTATCAACAGCCTGAGGGTAAGCTTTTTATTAAAGCTTACCCTTTTACACAGTTTTGACAACTTAAAGTTGCCAATGCCTAGAGGTTTAGGCATTAATTTATTTTTAATGGGGGAATTATGAATAATGTTTGTATCAAGTACAACTTATTAAAGATTATAAACAAAATAAAAAATTTTAAACATGATATTTAAAAAAATTTAAAAATAAAAATACTACTTTTAAATATAAAAGATGATAATGATTACATGAAAAAAAAGTTGTATATTTAGTTGCATATGCAACTAAGTTAAGATATACTATAAAAATAGTTGTGTATGCAACTAATTGTTTGTGGGGGAGTGAGAAAAAATTCATAATTTAAGTAGAGAGCCTTTAGGAAAATATATTTCGCAATTATATAGAAAAAGTAGTTCGGTATTAAGCAAAAAATTTAGTAAGTATGGTATAGGTTATGGTCAATATATGTTTCTTATTGTGCTATATAAACAAGATGGAATAAATCAAGAAGAAATCTCTGAAAGGTTAAATATATATAAGGGAACTACTGCAAGAGCTATAAAGAAGTTAGAGGAAGCTGGATTTGTAAAAAGATGTAGAGATGAAAAAGATAAAAGAGCATATAAAGTGTATTTAACAGATAAAGCTAAAGATATTGAAGAAGAATTTTTTAATATATTAGATGAATGGGATAACGAGTTAGTTAAAGGAATTACAGAAGAAGAAATATTGCAAACTATAGAAGTATTAAAGAGTATTTGCAAAAATCAAAGTACAAATTGGGAGGAATAATATGAAAGAACAAAGTATGTTAGGCGAAGAACCTATAGGAAAATTACTGCTTAAATATTCCATACCAGCTATTATAGGAATGCTTGTTAATGCATTGTACAATATTGTTGATAGAATATTTATTGGACATATTCCTAATGTGGGAGCTTTAGCAATAACAGGTGTTGGCATTACTATGCCTATAATGTATATATTATTGGCTTTTGGTATGTTAGTTGGTATAGGAACTACTGCTAATATTTCCATAAAAATGGGACAAGGAAAAAGAGAAGACGCAGAAAAGTTATTAGGAAATTGTTTTACTTTAAGCATAATAATTTCTGCTGTTTTAACTGTAATAGGTATTTTATTTGTAAATAAGATATTAGGAGTTTTTGGTGCAAGTGAAAATACACTTTACTATGCAAAAGAATATATAAATATAATATTATTTGGAGCTATTTTTAATATATTAAATTTTGCATTAAATAGTACAATAAGAGCTGATGGAAGCCCTAAAATAGCGGCCTTTACTATGATATTAGGTTGCTTAGTTAATATTGTTTTAGATGCTGTTTTTATATTTGTATTTAATTTAGGAATAAAGGGAG
This Clostridium novyi NT DNA region includes the following protein-coding sequences:
- a CDS encoding IS1182-like element ISCno1 family transposase (programmed frameshift); its protein translation is MLTNNERKQNQLELVYIENLVPENHILRKIDKYIDFSFIRDLTKDLYCADNGRPSVDPVVLFKMLFIGYLFGIRSERQLVKEIQVNVAYRWFLGYGLTDKIPSHSTISQNRTKRFSNTNIHQEIFDNIVFQAINRNLVDGKILYTDSTHLKANANKHKFIKKEITKSTKEYFDELENDINKDRINHNKKPLKKKTKIAETKEIKVSTTDPDSGYMVRDGKPKGFFYLDHRTVDGKYNIITDVHVTPGNINDVDPYVKRIETQIEKFNFNTKYLVADAGYSTNPICKQISDKNYQGVFGFRLGPHVKGKYTKYRFQYVKELDGYVCINNCFLKYRTTTREGYKEYLSNAEHCAYCKYKNNCLTSDKSINRTIRRHVWEDYKDQIFSFTKTEKGKSIYKRRKEKIERSFADSKELHGLRYCRMRGIKNVSEQCLLTAAVQNMKKIAMVLSHYFLCTLIQIYSKLTYIINIFRMLSHKRILA
- a CDS encoding MarR family winged helix-turn-helix transcriptional regulator, whose protein sequence is MSQLYRKSSSVLSKKFSKYGIGYGQYMFLIVLYKQDGINQEEISERLNIYKGTTARAIKKLEEAGFVKRCRDEKDKRAYKVYLTDKAKDIEEEFFNILDEWDNELVKGITEEEILQTIEVLKSICKNQSTNWEE